A genome region from Panicum virgatum strain AP13 chromosome 4K, P.virgatum_v5, whole genome shotgun sequence includes the following:
- the LOC120703994 gene encoding GDSL esterase/lipase At4g26790-like, whose protein sequence is MASPPPGHRRACAPRQAAALLLALSCSCFRGARAAPPPDVPAVIVFGDSTVDTGNNNAIGTVLKSNFAPYGRDMAGGPRPTGRFCNGRLPTDFISEALGLPPLVPAYLDPAYGIQDFATGVCFASAGTGLDNKTAGVLSVIPLWKEVGYFKEYQRRLRRHAGRAWARRIVSDALYVVSIGTNDFLENYFLLVTGRFAEFTAAEFADFLVAEAELFLAEIHRLGARRVTFTGLSPMGCLPLERTLNALRGGGCVEEYNQVARDYNAKLLAMLRRLAASRPALKVAYINVYQNMLDLITNPATLGLENVEEGCCATGKVEMSYLCNDKSPLTCEDAGKYFFWDSFHPTEKVNQFFAKKTLDLCYEQLF, encoded by the exons atggcgtcgccgccgcccggccaccgccggGCCTGCGCgccgcggcaggcggcggcgctcctgctCGCCCTGTCCTGCAGCTGCTTCCGCGGCgccagggcggcgccgccgccggacgtgCCGGCGGTGATCGTGTTCGGGGACTCGACGGTGGACACGGGCAACAACAACGCGATCGGCACGGTGCTCAAGAGCAACTTCGCGCCGTACGGGCGCGACATGGCCGGCGGGCCCCGGCCCACGGGGCGCTTCTGCAACGGCCGCCTGCCGACGGACTTCATCTCCGAGGCGCTCGGCCTGCCGCCGCTGGTCCCGGCCTACCTCGACCCCGCCTACGGCATCCAGGACTTCGCCACCGGCGTCTGCTTCGCCTCCGCCGGCACCGGCCTCGACAACAAGACCGCCGGCGTCCTG TCGGTGATCCCGCTGTGGAAGGAGGTGGGATACTTCAAGGAGTACCAGCGGCGGCTGCGCCGCCACGCCGGGCGCGCGTGGGCGCGGCGCATCGTCTCCGACGCGCTCTACGTCGTCAGCATCGGCACCAACGACTTCCTGGAGAACTACTTCCTGCTGGTGACCGGGCGGTTCGCGGAGTTCACGGCGGCGGAGTTCGCCGACTTCctggtggcggaggcggagctgtTCCTGGCCGAGATCCACCGGCTGGGCGCGCGGCGGGTCACCTTCACCGGGCTGAGCCCCATGGGGTGCCTGCCCCTGGAGCGCACCCTCAAcgcgctccgcggcggcggctgcgtcgaGGAGTACAACCAGGTGGCCCGGGACTACAACGCCAAGCTGCTCGCCatgctccgccgcctcgccgcgtcGCGCCCGGCGCTCAAGGTCGCCTACATCAACGTGTACCAGAACATGCTCGACCTCATCACCAACCCTGCCACGCTGG GGCTGGAGAACGTGGAGGAGGGGTGCTGCGCGACGGGGAAGGTGGAGATGTCCTACCTGTGCAACGACAAGAGCCCGCTGACGTGCGAGGACGCCGGCAAGTACTTCTTCTGGGACTCGTTCCACCCCACCGAGAAGGTGAACCAGTTCTTCGCCAAGAAGACGCTGGACCTGTGCTACGAGCAGCTCTTCTGA
- the LOC120703993 gene encoding serine/threonine/tyrosine-protein kinase HT1-like has product MLSCFRPPRAGGGGDAAGGPSPRRPSLPFAAGLFAASPSTSGRGKSPWPPAEADDMEKKRWDSMESWSMLLDTVMGPGGEGSRDAGGRREEWMADLSQLFIGNKFASGANSRIYRGIYRQRAVAVKMVRIPERDEARRAVLEDQFNSEVAFLSRLYHPNIVQFIAACKKPPVYCIITEYMSQGTLRMYLNKKDPYSLSPETILKLALDISRGMEYLHAQGVIHRDLKSQNLLLNDEMRVKVADFGTSCLETRCQATKGNKGTYRWMAPEMTKEKPYTRKVDVYSFGIVLWELTTCLLPFQGMTPVQAAYAASEKNLRPPLSTSCPPVLNNLIKRCWSANPARRPEFSYIVSVLEKYDHCVKEGVPVMAHQELRLWRSFAKIFRTGCIANNLSIPVHA; this is encoded by the exons ATGCTTTCGTGcttccggccgccgcgcgcgggcggcggcggggacgcggcGGGTGGGCCGTCCCCGCGGCGGCCGTCGCTGCCGTTCGCGGCGGGGCTGTTCGCGGCGTCCCCCTCGACGTCGGGGCGCGGGAAGAGCCCCtggccgccggcggaggcggacgACATGGAGAAGAAGCGGTGGGACAGCATGGAGTCGTGGTCGATGCTGCTGGACACGGTGATgggccccggcggcgaggggtcccgcgacgccggcgggcggcgcgaggagTGGATGGCCGACCTCTCGCAGCTCTTCATCGGCAACAAGTTCGCGTCCGGCGCCAACAGCCGCATCTACCGCGGCATCTACCGCCAGCGCGCCGTTGCCGTGAAGATGGTGCGCATCCCGGAGCGCGACGAGGCCCGCCGCGCCGTGCTCGAGGACCAGTTCAACTCCGAGGTCGCCTTCCTCTCCCGCCTCTACCACCCCAACATTGTGCAG TTCATCGCGGCGTGCAAGAAGCCGCCGGTGTACTGCATCATCACCGAGTACATGTCGCAGGGGACGCTGCGGATGTACCTGAACAAGAAGGACCCCTACTCGCTGTCGCCGGAGACGATCCTGAAGCTGGCGCTGGACATCTCGCGGGGCATGGAGTACCTGCACGCGCAGGGGGTGATCCACCGGGACCTCAAGTCCCAGAACCTGCTGCTCAACGACGAGATGCGCGTCAAGGTCGCCGACTTCGGCACCTCCTGCCTGGAGACCAGGTGCCAGGCCACCAAGGGCAACAAGGGCACCTACCGCTGGATGGCGCCGGAGATGACCAAGGAGAAGCCCTACACGCGCAAGGTCGACGTCTACAGCTTCGGCATCGTGCTCTGGGAGCTCACCACCTGCCTGCTCCCGTTCCAGGGCATGACGCCCGTGCAGGCCGCCTACGCCGCATCCGAGAAG AACCTGCGCCCGCCGCTGTCGACCTCGTGCCCGCCGGTGCTCAACAACCTGATCAAGAGGTGCTGGTCGGCGaacccggcgcggcggcccgaGTTCAGCTACATCGTGTCGGTGCTGGAGAAGTACGACCACTGCGTCAAGGAGGGGGTGCCGGTGATGGCGCACCAGGAGCTCAGGCTCTGGCGCTCCTTCGCCAAGATCTTCAGGACGGGCTGCATCGCCAACAACTTGTCCATACCGGTGCACGCTTGA